Within the Natrinema pellirubrum DSM 15624 genome, the region CGACGACGGCTTCACTCAACCGCCGGCTGATCGCTGCTCGAGACCAGCCATCCAACTGCTTTGCGAGTCGCATCGACTGCTTGTTCACGGCCGCCAACTGCTCCTGGGTGAGTTCTGTCCGGGGATCCGCCCGCTCCGGGTCCGCCATCGGATCCACACTTGCCGCCCGTTTCTGGAATTCCACACGCCGCGCTTTGTTCTGGTTCGCAGCGATCGTTCGTGTCCGCTTTGCACGACCTTCTTGTGTTCCTATCTCGGCCTGGGCACTGATTCGTTCGAGTTCGTCCTCTCGTGCTCGAACGCGCTCTTCCTGCTCGAGGGTTGCACCGTGAATCCGCTCATCGCTCGTATCGACGATCCCATCTGGGTGGTTCGCATCCACCTTTGCTTGGACCTCTTGCTCGACTGTTGCCTCGAATTCCGGCGTCTCGCCGACGACCGGGAAACCGTCTTCATCGACCGCCTGCTCGTCCGCCTGTTTGAGTGCCTGTTCATCGACCGTAACGGCCTTGCTACTCGAGTTGTTACTAGACATTGCTGTATATCCGAAGGCGTTCACGCGCCTGCCACCGCGATGCTACTACATCGCGGTTTTCCGACGAGACCGACCGACTAGATATATCTGCGCGCTCGCGCTCGCGCCTTCGCGAGCGCCCATCTGGGCGCGAGCGAGAGCGCGCCTGAATGCGGTGTTCCAACCAGCACCGCGCGGCGACCCGCCCGGAGCGAGCGGCCAGCTTTAAGCCGTTTCTCGTGTCCGGCCCGGACTGCGGGTCCGTGTCCAGCGCGACTGTCGTCGAGAACGCGCGCCGCGGTGTGGCGCGCGACAGCGCAGGCGGCACCAAGCGCTGGAACGCGAAAGCCCGCGAGGGGCGCAACCGAAAACGCGCTTAATGCTGGCGCCGAGACCAGATTCACTTTAGCCCGGAACGGTGAGCGACGCCAGGAGCGAACCGCAGCCCGGAATGGTCGGTCGCGAGCGACGCGGAGGGCGGCACGCGGCGAGCGGGGCGGGCCGATACTCAAAAGGGGGTAACCAACGCAACAGCAGCCCGATCAATCCACGTGGGTGGGATCAAAAGGGGCTGGCGCGCTCGAGGAACCCCGCCGACACAAGCACCGCAACTTGTGAGGAGCGCAGCGAGGCGCGGGACTCGAGCGTGCCAGGGGCTTTCACCCTATTATCGAAAGCGGTGATTGCAAGCCGCTCAGTGAGATCTACTCCATCACAGCTGGTTCAGTGACTCCTCCACACACTACAGTTGCAAACCTCTCGCTTTTTCGGATCTCTTATTCCCAATCCCGCCAGCCTTCGAAAAGGTGGTTGTTTTTCCGCCAGAGTTGGGGTTTGAGTAACTGGTTTGAATCAACTGCTGGATGATCTCGATCAAGACCAGAGTGTTCTGCTACCCAATCTCGGTACTCAGATACATTCTGAGGCATCTCGGGGGAGTGAGTCTCCATATGTGGCGTATTGAGGTAGTTCAGTGGTTCCCCACATACCATGCAGGGGAGCATGCCTTCATTCGGCTTTTTTCCCTCTGTCATAGTAGGGACCTATGTCTCACTGCATGATAATTCTATGTTCTGTACTTCCCGACTCAAGAGAACAAAGCAAGAATTCAGACCACTTCTGATCTCGATTTAGTCGACGTACTGGGATTTCCACTCACGGCGATCTTCGATCGCTTGTTCTCCCTCGTCTGTAATCGCGTAATAGTTTGTGCGTCTGTCGAGTTGTCCTTTTTCGACAAGGTCCTTATTCACAACCGTATCGAGATTAGGATACAGCCGACCATGATTGATTTCTGAACTGTAGTACTGCTCGATCTCGTCTTTGACGTCCTGTCCAGATGGCTGGTCAGCACCTGCGATTACGTACAGCAGGTCGCGTTGGAATCCTGTAAGGTCGTCCATGGCCCAGCCATTCAGGCGAGATGATATTTGTTATTCCACACGTACGTAGATGTAAGCTGATCCAACTAGTCGGTTCTTTATACCACTAGCTGATTCTCGTTCCATTCACGACATCCTGAGACTGTGGCCATGATGAAACGACACTCGAGAAATCCAATTCAACGCGCACGCTCAGCGGCCACAACCGTCTCACTCCGAACTCGAGAGTAATTCGCCGACATACTGATCTTCCCGTACGTGTTTAGCCCCGTCTGATTTCGTCACTGTCTCGTAGGTGGTGGCCTGTGACAGATACATGGTCTGTCAGCAGGGAGTCAGTCTACATTCTCAGGGATGGTCTCCGCTGCCCGGAGACCATCCCGTCGGCCCTGCTGTCGTCGTTTCGAGGTGGAATCGATGAGCTGGGACGATCTCTCCAAGGACGAACTCCTCTCGCGGTTTCTCCAGATGGAGGAGCGAATCGACGAGCTGGAAGAGAAGATTGCCCAGAAGGACAAGCGGATCGAGGAACAGAACGAACGGATCGAAGAGCAGCAAGAGCGGATCGAAGAGCAGCAAGAGCGGATCGAAGAACTCGAAACACGTCTCCGGAAGTACGAGAATCCACACACTCCACCCAGTAAGCGACGGTCGGGGACCGACGAGTCCCCGACCTCGCAGGACGACGAAGACGACGATGTCCGAACTGATGGTGGTACTCCCGGTCGAAAGGACGGTCACAACCCGGAGTGGCGCTCTCCGCCCGATCCTGATGAAGAAATCGAGGTCACCTCTGACTGTTGTCCCGAGTGTGGCGACCACTTCGACGAGTCGGTGGGCGTCAGCCCCCGACTCGTCGAGGAAGTCCCGGATCCACAGCCACCAGAAGTCACCCAGTACAACCGACACCGCTACCAATGCGACTCCTGTGGAACTGAGACGGTTGCGACTCACCCCGACTGCCCCGATGAGGGGCAGTTCGGGGTGAACGTCATCGCGCAATCTGCCCTGTCACGGTACGATCACCGCCTTCCCTACCGGAAAATCACGGACCGCTTCGAGCAACTTCACGGACTCGAACTCTCAGGTGCATCCGCGTGGCACGCGACCGAGCGCGCTGCGCGCGCCGGTCGCTGTGAGTACGAGCAGATCCGTCGAGAGATTCAGGAGGCTGAAATCGTCCACGTTGACGAAACCGGCATCAAGCGTGACGGTGACCAAGCGTGGATCTGGACGTTTCGGACGGACGAGCATACGCTGTACGCGGTCAGAGAGAGTCGTGGGAGTGATGTTCCCGCGGAAGTCCTTGGCGAGGACTTCGCGGGAACGGTCATCTGTGATGGGTGGACGGCGTATCCAGCGTTCAGCAGTACGCTTCAGCGGTGCTGGGCACATCTTCTCCGGGAGGCTGAAGACGTTGCTAGTGACCACGAGGAGGCAGAACCGGTGTACCGGTATCTCAAGCAGATGTTCGTCGGTCTCCAGTCGTGGCTGGAGACCGACCCAGATCCTCGTGCGAGAGCACAGATGCATCGAGCGTGTCAGGACGGCCTCAGATCGCTCGTTGAGCGGTCAGTGACCGACGAACCAGTGGCAACACTCCTCGGGAAGATCGAAGGTGGACTCGACCACTGGCTCACCTTCGTCGGTGAGCCAGCGGTCTCCCCGACGAACAATGCCGCAGAAAACGCCCTTCGTGAACCTGTTGTTCTCCGGAAAATCATCGGAACACTCCGGAACGACCGTGGCATGTTCGTTCACGAGACGATCTTGTCCCTGCTGGCGACGTGGCGCCAGCAGGGACGCAACCCATACGAGGAACTTACGCGGGTTGTCCACGACAACGAAATGATCTCACGAGAGCAGACTGTGCCGGTTGTTGAGACCTCGGGGTAAACACGTACATCTTCCCACTCCCAACGGTCCTCGAGTTCGCGTCGGCCACGCACTGTAATCGTGTAGTAGTTCGTTCGCTTGTCGGCCTCGCCTTTGTCTTTGTAGACGAGCTCTTTGT harbors:
- a CDS encoding PadR family transcriptional regulator; amino-acid sequence: MDDLTGFQRDLLYVIAGADQPSGQDVKDEIEQYYSSEINHGRLYPNLDTVVNKDLVEKGQLDRRTNYYAITDEGEQAIEDRREWKSQYVD
- a CDS encoding IS66-like element ISNpe8 family transposase; this encodes MSWDDLSKDELLSRFLQMEERIDELEEKIAQKDKRIEEQNERIEEQQERIEEQQERIEELETRLRKYENPHTPPSKRRSGTDESPTSQDDEDDDVRTDGGTPGRKDGHNPEWRSPPDPDEEIEVTSDCCPECGDHFDESVGVSPRLVEEVPDPQPPEVTQYNRHRYQCDSCGTETVATHPDCPDEGQFGVNVIAQSALSRYDHRLPYRKITDRFEQLHGLELSGASAWHATERAARAGRCEYEQIRREIQEAEIVHVDETGIKRDGDQAWIWTFRTDEHTLYAVRESRGSDVPAEVLGEDFAGTVICDGWTAYPAFSSTLQRCWAHLLREAEDVASDHEEAEPVYRYLKQMFVGLQSWLETDPDPRARAQMHRACQDGLRSLVERSVTDEPVATLLGKIEGGLDHWLTFVGEPAVSPTNNAAENALREPVVLRKIIGTLRNDRGMFVHETILSLLATWRQQGRNPYEELTRVVHDNEMISREQTVPVVETSG